One genomic segment of Eikenella corrodens includes these proteins:
- the alaS gene encoding alanine--tRNA ligase, with protein sequence MKTSELRQKFLKFFESKGHTIVRSSSLVPHDDPTLLFTNAGMNQFKDVFLGFDKRAYNRATTAQKCVRAGGKHNDLENVGYTARHHTFFEMMGNFSFGDYFKRDAIHFAWEFLTSPEWLNIPKEKLLATVYAEDDEAYNIWLNEIGMPAERIVRIGDNKGAKYASDNFWQMGDTGPCGPCSEIFYDHGEEIWGGIPGSPEEDGDRWIEIWNCVFMQFNRDEQGNMNPLPKPSVDTGMGLERMAAVMQHVHSNYEIDLFQDLLKAVARETGAPFSMDEPSLKVVADHIRSCSFLIADGVMPSNEGRGYVLRRIIRRAVRHGYKLGQKQAFFYKLVPDLVKAMGDAYPELKEKQAQIEEALKNEESRFAQTLETGMALLENALTKGSNKLDGEIIFKLYDTYGFPYDLTADICRERNINLDEDGFNREMEAQRARARAAQNFKANAQLDYTGADTEFTGYEKRSQDTKIIALYKGSEAVDELQVGEAGVVVLEQTPFYAESGGQVGDVGFIFAGENRFRVEDTQKIKAAVHGQFGAVVSGRLKVGDAVSAEIDNDIRDNIMRNHSVTHLMHKALRDVLGTHVEQKGSLQNAELTRFDISHPQGINAEEIAEVERRVNAAIIANVPVKVETMSIEDAQKSGAMMLFGEKYGDFVRVITMGDYSTELCGGTHVARTGDIGFFKIISEGGIAAGIRRVEAITGLAALAWAQNQESLMKNIIAEVKAQTEKDVLAKIQANAANAKALEKELAKAKAELAVHAGAKLLDNAKDLGAAKLVAAQIEADAAALREIVTDLTGKSDNAVILLAAVNDGKVSLCAGVSKPLTNKVKAGDLVKFAAEQVGGKGGGRPDLAQAGGTDASQVGTMLDSAEGWVREKL encoded by the coding sequence ATGAAAACCTCCGAACTACGCCAAAAATTCCTAAAATTCTTCGAATCCAAAGGTCACACCATCGTCCGCTCTTCCAGCCTCGTGCCACACGACGACCCGACGCTGCTGTTTACCAACGCCGGTATGAACCAGTTTAAAGACGTGTTCCTCGGCTTTGACAAACGCGCCTACAACCGCGCTACCACCGCGCAAAAATGCGTACGCGCCGGCGGTAAACACAACGACTTGGAAAACGTCGGTTACACCGCCCGCCACCACACCTTCTTTGAAATGATGGGCAACTTCTCCTTTGGCGACTACTTCAAACGCGACGCCATCCACTTCGCTTGGGAATTCCTCACTTCCCCCGAATGGCTGAACATCCCCAAAGAAAAACTCTTGGCAACCGTATACGCCGAAGACGACGAAGCCTACAACATTTGGCTGAACGAAATCGGTATGCCTGCCGAGCGTATCGTCCGCATCGGCGACAACAAAGGCGCGAAATACGCGTCCGACAACTTCTGGCAGATGGGCGACACCGGCCCCTGCGGCCCGTGCTCCGAAATTTTCTACGACCACGGCGAAGAAATCTGGGGCGGCATTCCGGGCAGCCCTGAAGAAGACGGCGACCGTTGGATTGAAATTTGGAACTGCGTATTCATGCAGTTCAACCGCGACGAACAAGGCAATATGAACCCGCTGCCCAAACCGTCCGTCGATACCGGCATGGGCTTGGAGCGCATGGCGGCCGTGATGCAACACGTTCACAGCAACTACGAAATCGACCTGTTCCAAGACCTGCTCAAAGCCGTTGCCCGCGAAACCGGCGCGCCGTTCAGTATGGACGAACCAAGCCTGAAAGTCGTTGCCGACCACATCCGCTCCTGCTCCTTCCTGATTGCCGACGGCGTGATGCCTTCCAACGAAGGCCGCGGCTATGTACTGCGCCGCATCATCCGCCGCGCCGTACGCCACGGTTACAAACTCGGTCAGAAACAGGCGTTTTTCTACAAACTCGTGCCCGATTTGGTGAAAGCGATGGGCGATGCGTATCCCGAGTTGAAAGAGAAACAAGCGCAAATTGAAGAAGCCCTGAAAAACGAGGAAAGCCGCTTCGCCCAAACTTTGGAAACCGGCATGGCTTTGCTGGAAAACGCCTTAACCAAAGGCAGCAACAAACTGGACGGCGAAATCATCTTCAAACTCTACGACACCTACGGCTTCCCATACGATTTGACCGCCGACATCTGCCGCGAACGCAATATCAACTTGGACGAAGATGGCTTCAACCGCGAAATGGAAGCCCAACGCGCTCGCGCCCGCGCCGCGCAAAACTTCAAAGCAAACGCGCAACTGGACTACACAGGCGCGGACACCGAATTCACAGGCTACGAAAAACGCAGCCAAGACACCAAAATCATCGCTTTATACAAAGGCAGCGAAGCCGTGGACGAACTCCAAGTGGGCGAAGCAGGCGTGGTTGTTTTGGAACAAACCCCGTTCTACGCCGAAAGCGGCGGTCAAGTCGGCGACGTAGGCTTTATCTTCGCAGGAGAAAACCGCTTCCGCGTCGAAGACACGCAAAAAATCAAAGCCGCCGTACACGGACAATTCGGCGCGGTCGTTTCAGGTCGTCTGAAAGTCGGCGATGCCGTATCCGCCGAAATTGACAACGACATCCGCGACAACATCATGCGCAACCACAGCGTTACCCACCTGATGCACAAAGCCTTGCGCGATGTTTTGGGCACGCACGTCGAACAAAAAGGCAGCCTGCAAAACGCCGAGCTGACCCGCTTCGACATCTCCCACCCGCAAGGCATCAACGCGGAAGAAATCGCCGAAGTCGAACGCCGCGTCAACGCCGCGATTATCGCCAACGTGCCCGTCAAAGTGGAAACCATGTCCATTGAAGACGCGCAAAAATCTGGCGCCATGATGCTCTTCGGCGAAAAATACGGCGACTTCGTCCGCGTCATCACCATGGGCGACTACTCCACCGAACTGTGCGGCGGCACCCACGTCGCCCGCACCGGCGATATCGGTTTCTTCAAAATCATCAGCGAAGGCGGCATCGCCGCAGGCATCCGCCGTGTAGAAGCCATCACCGGCCTTGCCGCGCTGGCATGGGCGCAAAACCAAGAAAGTCTGATGAAAAACATCATCGCTGAAGTCAAAGCCCAAACCGAAAAAGACGTCCTCGCCAAAATCCAAGCCAACGCCGCCAACGCCAAAGCCTTGGAAAAAGAGTTGGCAAAAGCCAAAGCCGAACTTGCCGTCCACGCAGGCGCAAAACTCTTGGACAACGCCAAAGACTTGGGCGCAGCCAAACTCGTCGCCGCCCAAATCGAAGCCGACGCAGCCGCCCTGCGCGAAATCGTTACCGATTTAACCGGCAAATCCGACAACGCCGTGATTCTTTTGGCGGCAGTAAACGACGGCAAAGTCTCCCTGTGCGCCGGCGTATCCAAACCGCTGACAAACAAAGTAAAAGCCGGCGATTTGGTCAAATTCGCAGCCGAACAAGTCGGCGGCAAAGGCGGCGGCAGACCGGATTTGGCACAGGCCGGCGGTACGGATGCTTCCCAAGTCGGCACGATGCTGGATTCGGCAGAAGGCTGGGTTAGAGAGAAGCTGTAA
- the ubiU gene encoding ubiquinone anaerobic biosynthesis protein UbiU — translation MPNICPQTNGHAMLFDDFQPTHHTKPAAQPQPTERGRIPELVCPAGNLPALKTAVDNGADTVYMGLKDATNARNFPGLNFDQKSIIEGIRYAHDRGRQVLMAINTYAQAGQVERWRRAIDTAADLGADAVIVADPAVMAYACEKHPNLRLHMSVQGSATNYEAINLMKDLFGIRRAVLPRVLTIDQVQHVIENTDVEIEVFGFGSLCVMVEGRCILSSYATGESPNMQGVCSPAKAVRWEQLPDKMNVRLNQVMIDQFNKDEPAGYPTLCKGRFEVNDETYYALEEPTSLNVLEVLPQLIKIGVAAVKVEGRQRSPMYTAQVTRTLRQALDAAAADPAHYRVTPAWDAALGKVSEGSQSTLGAYNRPWK, via the coding sequence ATGCCCAATATTTGCCCCCAAACAAACGGACACGCCATGCTGTTTGACGACTTCCAGCCCACCCACCACACCAAACCCGCCGCCCAGCCGCAGCCGACCGAGCGCGGCCGAATCCCCGAACTCGTCTGCCCCGCCGGCAACCTGCCCGCCCTGAAAACCGCCGTGGACAACGGCGCGGACACGGTTTACATGGGGCTGAAAGACGCGACCAACGCGCGCAATTTCCCCGGCCTGAATTTCGACCAAAAATCCATCATCGAAGGCATCCGCTACGCCCACGACCGCGGGCGGCAGGTGCTGATGGCCATCAACACCTACGCCCAAGCCGGGCAGGTGGAACGCTGGCGGCGCGCCATCGACACCGCCGCCGATTTGGGCGCGGACGCGGTGATTGTGGCCGACCCCGCTGTGATGGCCTATGCCTGCGAAAAACATCCGAATCTGCGGCTGCATATGTCGGTGCAGGGTTCGGCCACCAATTACGAAGCCATCAATTTAATGAAAGACTTGTTCGGCATCCGCCGCGCCGTGCTGCCGCGTGTGCTGACGATAGACCAAGTGCAGCATGTGATTGAAAACACGGATGTGGAGATTGAAGTGTTCGGCTTCGGCAGCCTGTGCGTGATGGTGGAAGGCCGCTGCATCCTGTCGAGCTATGCCACGGGCGAATCGCCGAATATGCAGGGTGTGTGTTCGCCCGCCAAGGCCGTACGTTGGGAGCAGTTGCCCGACAAAATGAACGTGCGGCTCAACCAGGTGATGATCGACCAGTTCAACAAAGACGAACCGGCAGGCTACCCCACGCTGTGCAAAGGCCGTTTTGAGGTGAACGATGAAACCTATTACGCGCTGGAAGAGCCGACCAGCCTGAACGTGCTGGAAGTGCTGCCGCAGCTTATCAAAATCGGCGTGGCGGCGGTGAAGGTGGAAGGCCGCCAGCGCAGCCCGATGTATACCGCGCAGGTTACGCGCACGCTGCGGCAGGCTTTGGACGCAGCGGCGGCAGACCCCGCACACTACCGCGTAACCCCCGCATGGGACGCGGCTTTGGGCAAGGTGTCCGAAGGCAGCCAAAGCACGCTGGGCGCATATAACCGGCCTTGGAAGTAG
- a CDS encoding acyl-CoA thioester hydrolase/BAAT C-terminal domain-containing protein: MQPDRILSYASDGLTAALYRGRYAPPSDRIVIMLGGSDGSYALTQTYAAVFAENGLTALAVPYWWQPHLAQGLAQIAVETVETAVRRAQEMGFCQTGVWGISMGVQLALLAASLIPDIGRVAAVSPLDVCVQGLQTAPRRKLLDCSAFTWRGCDLPYCPLHMNRLRVLRDCVKTRSLCLRSCYRDAVGAAEETRIRVENIQGAVLLLSAEDDTMWPSYEAVRRIVSRLEDGGFRYPIIERAYHRAGHYLFPVESRWHKLFANARRYPQDYMAAARDALAQALDFFHGWQ, from the coding sequence ATGCAGCCCGACCGGATATTGTCTTACGCTTCAGACGGCCTGACCGCCGCGCTGTACCGCGGCCGGTACGCGCCGCCTTCCGACCGCATCGTCATCATGCTCGGCGGCAGCGACGGCAGTTACGCGCTCACGCAAACCTATGCCGCCGTGTTCGCCGAAAACGGTCTGACTGCGCTGGCCGTGCCTTACTGGTGGCAGCCGCACCTGGCGCAGGGGCTGGCGCAAATTGCCGTGGAAACGGTGGAAACCGCCGTGCGACGGGCGCAGGAAATGGGTTTTTGCCAAACCGGCGTGTGGGGTATTTCCATGGGTGTGCAACTGGCCCTGCTGGCCGCCTCCCTGATTCCAGACATCGGCCGCGTGGCCGCCGTCAGCCCGCTGGACGTGTGCGTGCAGGGTTTGCAAACCGCGCCGCGCAGGAAGCTACTTGACTGTTCCGCCTTCACCTGGCGGGGGTGCGACCTGCCATATTGCCCGCTTCACATGAACCGCCTGCGCGTATTGCGGGATTGCGTGAAAACCCGCAGCCTTTGTCTGCGCTCCTGCTACCGCGATGCGGTCGGTGCAGCGGAGGAAACACGCATCCGGGTGGAAAACATCCAAGGCGCGGTGCTGCTGCTTTCCGCCGAAGACGACACCATGTGGCCTTCATACGAAGCCGTGCGGCGCATCGTCAGCCGTTTGGAAGACGGCGGCTTCCGGTATCCCATCATCGAACGCGCCTACCACCGCGCGGGGCATTACCTGTTTCCGGTGGAAAGCCGCTGGCACAAACTGTTTGCCAACGCCCGCCGTTACCCGCAGGACTACATGGCCGCCGCCCGCGACGCGCTGGCGCAGGCACTTGACTTTTTCCACGGCTGGCAATAG
- a CDS encoding U32 family peptidase yields the protein MKLSLAPIQFFWQKETLLEFYVQMLASPLDTIYLGETVCSRRQKMRFDDWFGLAQDLADSGKEIILSSQVLLESESDLKRLRKITGQTQFKIEANDMGAVKLARKHGIPFVAGASLNIYNEATLQLFQNLGAYRWVAPAELARDKVADIARLSDGLETEIFAWGKIPLAYSSRCFTARHYNLNKDSCEFRCLDHEHGLTMNTREGQPFLTINGIQTMSYGSQCLLPHHADMAAIGVNILRLSPQLTDMPRIIELHHALLDGQTTLDEALPELARLSTGTPVDGYWLGKPGIEAVEANRKAYGINAA from the coding sequence ATGAAACTCTCCCTCGCCCCCATCCAATTCTTCTGGCAGAAAGAAACCCTGCTCGAATTCTACGTCCAAATGCTCGCCAGCCCGCTCGACACCATCTATCTGGGCGAAACCGTCTGCTCCCGCCGCCAGAAAATGCGTTTCGATGACTGGTTCGGCCTTGCTCAAGACCTCGCTGACAGCGGCAAGGAAATCATCCTTTCCTCACAAGTGCTGCTCGAAAGCGAATCCGACCTCAAACGCCTGCGCAAAATCACCGGCCAAACCCAATTTAAAATCGAAGCCAACGATATGGGGGCGGTCAAACTCGCCCGCAAACACGGTATCCCCTTCGTGGCCGGCGCCAGCCTCAACATCTACAACGAAGCCACCCTGCAACTCTTCCAAAACCTCGGTGCATACCGCTGGGTCGCCCCTGCCGAACTCGCCCGCGACAAAGTGGCCGACATCGCCCGCCTTTCAGACGGCCTCGAAACCGAAATCTTCGCCTGGGGCAAAATTCCCTTGGCCTATTCGTCCCGCTGCTTCACCGCGCGGCACTACAACCTAAACAAAGACAGCTGCGAATTCCGCTGCCTCGATCACGAACACGGCCTCACCATGAACACCCGCGAAGGCCAGCCGTTCCTCACCATCAACGGCATCCAAACCATGTCCTACGGCAGCCAATGCCTGCTGCCGCACCACGCCGACATGGCCGCCATCGGCGTAAACATCCTGCGCCTCTCGCCCCAGCTCACCGACATGCCGCGTATCATCGAACTGCACCACGCCTTGCTCGATGGCCAAACCACCCTAGACGAAGCCCTGCCCGAACTCGCCCGCCTATCCACCGGCACACCCGTGGACGGCTACTGGCTGGGTAAACCCGGCATCGAAGCCGTGGAAGCCAACCGCAAAGCCTACGGCATCAACGCCGCCTGA